One stretch of Brevibacillus laterosporus DNA includes these proteins:
- the asnB gene encoding asparagine synthase (glutamine-hydrolyzing), translating into MCGITGWIDWEHNLLNQKHTLQQMSDSIRHRGPDAEGFWITEHAALAHRRLIVIDPEGGVQPFVYQDSDPLYAMTYNGEIYNYLELRRELIERGHQFKTNSDTEVLLHAYMEWAEDCVKHLNGIFAFAIWDQKKQSLFLARDHLGVKPLFYFQQGSSILFGSEIKAILAHPSVKREVDFQGLSELIVLGGIRTPGNGVFTNIFEVKPAHTMVFTKERTRESRYWQLQSKLHTDSVEETAEHIKYLLEDTVKRQLIADVPVVSMLSGGLDSSGLVSIAGRQFFDKGEQLSTYSVDFVGSAQDFVADVARPSLDAPYAKMLSEHVGTKHHSITLTSEQLLENMLIPMRMRDLPGYGDMETSLHLLFREMKKDATVAISGESADEIFSGYPWFHQEEYLDSPTYPWLINTWDKFASLLHQDVIENIQPSKYAAMRYAEAIKEVPLLENETTTQMRQRKMSYVFITRFLIGLLERKDRASMYAGFEVRVPFCDYRLVEYAFNIPFDMKTIGNIEKGILRQAFKGYMPEEVRLRRKSAYPSTQDPIYFAGVHSAFHEMMSNSNAPIHDLLDKKKILNLLDGKSALLQGKMHSSQGLLLKLMEYFIQVNMWLIEYNITITSTNSIRNITM; encoded by the coding sequence ATGTGTGGGATAACAGGGTGGATCGATTGGGAACATAACTTGTTGAATCAAAAACATACTTTACAACAGATGTCTGATTCTATTCGTCATCGAGGACCAGATGCTGAAGGCTTTTGGATTACGGAACACGCAGCGTTGGCACATCGACGTCTAATTGTTATTGATCCTGAAGGTGGAGTACAACCTTTTGTCTATCAAGACTCTGACCCATTATATGCCATGACTTATAATGGAGAAATTTATAATTACCTTGAACTACGTCGTGAATTAATAGAACGCGGACATCAATTTAAAACAAATTCTGACACGGAAGTATTGCTACACGCCTATATGGAATGGGCAGAAGATTGTGTTAAGCATCTCAATGGTATTTTTGCTTTTGCGATTTGGGACCAGAAGAAACAAAGTTTGTTTTTAGCACGAGATCATTTAGGAGTTAAACCTTTATTTTATTTCCAACAAGGAAGTTCTATTTTGTTTGGTTCGGAAATAAAGGCGATTCTTGCTCATCCGAGTGTGAAACGAGAAGTTGATTTTCAAGGATTATCCGAGCTTATCGTTCTTGGGGGAATACGTACGCCTGGTAACGGTGTTTTTACAAATATTTTTGAAGTAAAGCCTGCTCATACGATGGTGTTTACGAAAGAAAGAACAAGAGAGTCGCGTTATTGGCAACTCCAAAGTAAGTTACATACTGATTCTGTCGAAGAAACAGCAGAACATATTAAGTATTTATTAGAAGATACAGTGAAGCGCCAATTAATTGCTGATGTTCCCGTTGTATCCATGCTTTCAGGAGGTTTGGATTCAAGTGGTTTAGTTTCGATTGCGGGACGTCAGTTTTTTGATAAAGGAGAGCAGTTGTCTACATACTCCGTTGACTTTGTAGGAAGTGCCCAAGATTTTGTAGCGGATGTAGCTCGTCCTAGTTTAGATGCACCGTACGCAAAAATGCTGTCCGAGCATGTCGGAACGAAGCACCATTCGATAACACTTACCTCTGAACAGTTGCTTGAAAATATGCTTATTCCTATGCGTATGCGTGATTTACCTGGTTATGGCGATATGGAGACATCCTTACATTTATTATTTCGGGAGATGAAGAAGGACGCTACGGTAGCTATTTCAGGTGAATCGGCAGATGAAATATTTAGTGGATACCCGTGGTTTCATCAAGAAGAGTACCTAGATTCTCCTACTTATCCTTGGTTGATAAACACATGGGATAAATTTGCCTCTTTATTACATCAAGATGTAATCGAGAATATTCAACCAAGCAAATATGCGGCAATGAGATATGCTGAAGCGATTAAGGAAGTGCCTCTGCTTGAAAATGAAACAACAACACAAATGCGCCAACGTAAAATGTCCTATGTATTCATCACTCGCTTTTTGATCGGGTTATTGGAGCGTAAAGACCGCGCGAGTATGTATGCAGGTTTTGAAGTACGCGTTCCATTTTGTGATTACCGATTAGTGGAGTATGCCTTTAATATTCCGTTCGATATGAAGACCATTGGAAATATCGAGAAAGGGATATTGCGTCAAGCCTTCAAGGGCTACATGCCTGAAGAAGTACGACTTCGTAGAAAAAGTGCTTATCCATCGACACAAGATCCTATCTATTTTGCAGGAGTTCATTCAGCCTTTCATGAGATGATGTCTAATTCGAATGCACCTATTCATGATTTATTGGACAAAAAGAAAATATTGAATTTATTAGACGGAAAATCTGCTCTGCTTCAAGGTAAAATGCACTCTAGTCAAGGATTGTTACTCAAGTTAATGGAATATTTTATACAAGTAAATATGTGGTTAATCGAATATAACATTACGATTACATCCACCAACAGTATCCGGAACATCACAATGTAA
- a CDS encoding tyrosine--tRNA ligase, with protein sequence MEIIQELESRGLIYQTTDKEELTKRLQQGMLTLYTGFDPTADSLHIGHLLPILTLRRFQQAGHQPIALVGGGTGMIGDPSGRSTERSLNTEEVVKGYSNKLKSQLERFLDFDREGNPAIMANNYEWLGQLTLIEFLRDIGKHFSINYMLAKDSVSARLENGISFTEFSYMIMQAYDFWKLNQTLNCELQMGGSDQWGNITAGTEFIRRANQDDENQTEAKKVFGLTLPLVLKSDGTKFGKTAGGAIWLDANKTSPYKFYQFWLNTDDRDVMKFLKYFTFLSTEELNTLENAVATEPEKREAQRTLAREVTNLVHGEAAMKRAEEISVSLFNGGLKELTPAEIADSFSDVPSATLEDGELTMVDVLVQVGAAKSKRESREYLNNNAITVNDVRFTDLETKLVDIERLGGQYLVIRRGKKNYYLVEYKG encoded by the coding sequence ATGGAAATTATACAAGAGCTGGAAAGCAGAGGGCTGATCTACCAAACAACAGATAAAGAAGAGCTAACAAAGCGTCTTCAACAAGGTATGCTCACGCTGTATACGGGCTTCGACCCAACTGCTGATAGCTTACATATTGGGCACCTTCTTCCCATTCTAACCTTGCGCCGTTTTCAACAGGCAGGTCATCAACCGATTGCCCTAGTAGGTGGGGGTACAGGTATGATTGGCGATCCAAGCGGTCGTTCTACAGAGCGTTCGTTAAACACAGAAGAGGTTGTAAAAGGTTATTCCAACAAGCTAAAAAGTCAATTAGAGCGTTTTCTCGACTTTGATCGCGAGGGTAATCCAGCGATCATGGCTAACAACTATGAGTGGTTAGGTCAGCTGACTCTAATTGAATTCCTACGTGATATCGGTAAACATTTCTCTATTAACTATATGCTCGCAAAGGATTCTGTAAGTGCTCGTTTGGAAAACGGAATCTCTTTCACTGAGTTTAGCTATATGATCATGCAAGCGTACGATTTCTGGAAGTTAAACCAAACGCTCAATTGTGAATTGCAAATGGGTGGTAGCGATCAGTGGGGAAATATTACGGCTGGTACAGAATTCATACGACGTGCGAATCAGGATGACGAGAATCAGACGGAAGCTAAAAAAGTATTTGGTTTGACGTTACCATTGGTTCTTAAAAGCGATGGTACAAAATTTGGTAAAACAGCAGGTGGAGCAATATGGTTAGATGCTAACAAAACCTCTCCATATAAATTCTACCAGTTTTGGTTGAACACAGACGACCGTGATGTTATGAAGTTCTTGAAATACTTTACGTTCCTAAGCACTGAAGAGTTGAACACGTTAGAAAATGCAGTTGCTACTGAACCGGAAAAACGTGAAGCACAACGTACCTTGGCTCGTGAAGTAACCAACTTGGTTCATGGGGAAGCGGCAATGAAACGTGCGGAAGAAATCTCTGTTTCTTTGTTTAATGGTGGTCTAAAAGAACTGACTCCAGCGGAAATTGCTGATAGCTTTAGCGATGTGCCATCTGCTACCTTAGAAGATGGAGAGCTTACAATGGTGGATGTACTTGTGCAAGTAGGTGCAGCCAAATCAAAACGTGAATCCCGCGAATACCTAAACAACAATGCAATTACGGTCAATGATGTTCGTTTCACTGATCTAGAAACGAAACTGGTTGATATTGAGCGTCTGGGTGGTCAATACTTGGTAATTCGCCGAGGGAAGAAAAACTACTATCTCGTTGAATACAAAGGGTAG
- a CDS encoding aspartyl-phosphate phosphatase Spo0E family protein: protein MEPKQLKNLADTLEPVEDEIELQKVINQLKSELVQLVSEKGSFLDHSVIHLSQTLDTYILQMQKRKIHSSSFFSPSLLWQYA, encoded by the coding sequence ATGGAACCAAAACAGCTAAAAAATCTCGCAGATACCCTTGAACCAGTGGAGGACGAAATTGAGCTACAAAAAGTAATTAATCAATTAAAAAGTGAGTTGGTTCAACTAGTATCAGAAAAGGGTAGCTTTTTGGATCACTCGGTTATTCACTTGAGTCAAACTTTAGATACTTACATCTTGCAGATGCAAAAACGAAAAATTCACTCCAGCTCTTTTTTCTCGCCCAGCCTCCTTTGGCAATATGCCTAA
- a CDS encoding acyl carrier protein codes for MEIKNSTDYSLIIKNDLVEIIKTHYGLEIDPASIPDDLDIIKQYNLDSIVIMELLVNIEKRFDIQIADEELNTELVRTIDKLMLYIQSKKM; via the coding sequence ATGGAAATCAAAAATTCAACAGACTATAGTCTTATCATTAAAAATGATTTAGTAGAAATTATAAAAACACATTATGGTCTTGAGATTGATCCAGCTAGTATTCCAGACGATTTGGATATTATCAAACAATATAATTTGGATTCTATCGTTATTATGGAGTTGTTGGTGAATATCGAAAAGCGATTTGATATTCAGATAGCAGATGAAGAGCTTAATACGGAATTAGTACGTACAATTGATAAATTGATGCTTTATATTCAGTCCAAAAAAATGTAA
- a CDS encoding nitroreductase family protein: MNTATFETLAEVMKARHSVRKYEAGVEIPRSELNEILELAASAPSSWNLQHWRFLVVTTREKKERLLPLAYNQQQVVDASAVIIVLGDVRADLAVRDIYGKAMQDGVINQQVHDIMVSQVEGAYAGNSEIGMKEAILNASLASMQLMLAAKAKGYDTCPMGGIDRDGIMKECNIPERFYPVMMLTLGKASTPAHPTARLPLSEVVINESF, translated from the coding sequence ATGAATACTGCTACATTCGAAACACTCGCTGAGGTAATGAAAGCTCGTCATAGCGTTCGTAAATATGAAGCAGGCGTGGAAATCCCGCGTTCTGAGCTTAATGAAATCTTGGAACTAGCTGCATCCGCTCCTTCCTCTTGGAACTTGCAACATTGGCGTTTCCTAGTGGTTACTACTCGGGAGAAAAAAGAGAGATTGTTACCACTCGCTTACAATCAACAACAAGTCGTAGATGCTTCTGCGGTTATTATCGTACTAGGTGATGTTAGAGCTGATCTAGCCGTTCGCGATATTTACGGAAAAGCTATGCAAGACGGCGTAATTAACCAACAAGTTCACGATATCATGGTCAGCCAAGTTGAAGGCGCTTATGCAGGCAACTCTGAGATTGGTATGAAAGAAGCTATTTTAAATGCCTCTCTTGCTTCCATGCAACTGATGCTTGCAGCAAAAGCAAAAGGCTATGATACATGCCCAATGGGTGGAATTGATCGTGATGGTATTATGAAAGAATGCAACATTCCGGAGCGTTTTTACCCGGTCATGATGCTGACACTTGGAAAAGCAAGCACCCCTGCACATCCTACTGCTCGTTTGCCTCTTAGTGAAGTAGTAATTAATGAGAGCTTTTAA
- a CDS encoding long-chain fatty acid--CoA ligase translates to MIYTRLKQLIEHNPHATAIIRETEEIPYQAVLHEADNLVQAFKKFGLNAETPLAIVLQKSEVIWAAIVAASQLNISVMLVDPHLKEEEMQQIMTMYKTHYVLREINSTAIDSLGYDEWYDLSCFSHAFSIGNIGVQATCWNEYIQPSINQSYLVFLTSGSTKIPSAVVKTIESVMFDGKRVGQSLGITPEDRVLCVAPIYHVFGSICGCFAPFLSGAAVSFTGAYVLPSSLEKKIHKQSCNILMGLPVHYKMLVQHINKPLDKIRIALSSTSPLSDELLLSCKEKLNVFIQNIYGSSETGAISIQRNHLSISESTNVGQPLDGVLVKLDETNPFEFDGKTVYELLIKSESLAKGYLRKEDSDDCEYVLQDGWWRTGDLSYLSGEFELHIVGRLNITINVNGKKVNPYEIEEVLSKHPAIVDAVVVGQHDFTRGEIPVAYVVANKQVTEIEILEHCRERLSDFKVPRRIEFRDDLPKTAAGKVRRKEVK, encoded by the coding sequence ATAATCTACACACGATTGAAACAACTAATCGAACACAATCCCCATGCAACAGCCATTATCAGAGAAACGGAAGAAATTCCTTATCAAGCGGTACTACATGAAGCAGATAATCTGGTACAAGCTTTTAAGAAGTTTGGCTTGAATGCAGAGACGCCATTAGCTATTGTTCTTCAAAAAAGCGAAGTCATTTGGGCAGCAATAGTGGCAGCTAGCCAGCTTAATATTTCTGTCATGTTAGTTGATCCTCATTTAAAAGAAGAAGAAATGCAACAAATTATGACGATGTATAAAACTCACTATGTTTTGCGTGAAATAAATAGTACAGCAATAGATTCACTGGGATACGATGAATGGTACGATCTTTCGTGTTTTAGCCATGCCTTTTCTATTGGAAATATAGGAGTACAGGCAACTTGTTGGAATGAATATATTCAACCATCAATAAATCAAAGCTATCTCGTGTTTCTAACGTCGGGATCAACCAAGATACCATCTGCCGTAGTCAAAACAATTGAAAGTGTTATGTTTGATGGAAAACGTGTAGGTCAATCTCTTGGTATTACCCCAGAAGATCGTGTCTTATGTGTAGCCCCCATTTATCATGTATTTGGCTCTATTTGCGGGTGTTTTGCTCCTTTCTTAAGTGGAGCAGCAGTATCTTTTACTGGGGCATACGTTCTTCCATCTAGTTTGGAAAAGAAAATTCACAAACAATCTTGCAACATACTAATGGGTCTACCAGTTCACTACAAAATGTTGGTTCAACACATTAATAAGCCGCTAGATAAAATTAGGATTGCTTTATCATCAACTTCACCATTGTCAGATGAGCTGTTATTATCCTGTAAGGAAAAATTGAACGTATTTATTCAAAACATCTACGGCTCATCAGAAACAGGAGCCATTTCTATTCAACGAAATCACTTATCTATTAGTGAATCTACAAACGTGGGGCAGCCTCTTGATGGTGTACTTGTAAAGCTAGATGAAACAAACCCGTTTGAGTTTGATGGGAAAACGGTCTATGAATTACTTATAAAAAGTGAGTCTCTTGCTAAGGGGTACCTGCGTAAGGAAGATTCGGATGATTGTGAATATGTATTGCAGGATGGATGGTGGCGAACCGGCGATCTGTCCTATCTAAGTGGAGAATTCGAGCTACATATCGTTGGTCGCTTAAATATTACAATAAATGTGAATGGTAAAAAGGTTAATCCGTATGAAATTGAGGAAGTACTAAGTAAACATCCAGCTATAGTAGATGCGGTAGTTGTGGGTCAACACGATTTTACCCGAGGAGAAATACCTGTAGCTTATGTCGTAGCTAATAAGCAAGTTACTGAAATAGAGATACTTGAGCATTGTCGTGAAAGATTATCTGATTTCAAAGTGCCAAGAAGAATAGAATTTAGGGACGATCTACCCAAAACGGCAGCCGGGAAGGTTCGTCGAAAAGAAGTGAAATAG